In Campylobacter mucosalis, a single window of DNA contains:
- a CDS encoding efflux RND transporter periplasmic adaptor subunit produces MKKFIFIVAVLVAGFFAYEFLNPKPETEYITQKAIRGDLAYNVEANGEIFATELVDVGAQVSGQIKKLYVKLGDSVKQGDMIAEIDDETQKNNVENRRAQLLIYEAQLESAKVAYEVAKSQFERENSLFKANATSKQNYENSKNTMASAKAKIGELNAQINQAKIALDTALIDLGYTKILAPRNGVVVSVPVEEGQTINANQTTPTIVYIADLSSVKLKMQIAEGDITKIKVGTKVEYEILSDDKKFYAVVSSIDPGLTTLSDGKYTSTSTSSTSSTSAVYYYAQSIVDNKDGILRIGMTTQNSLLIDEAKDAIIVPSIAVKKDGKRHFVQILSENSPKKVEVEVGISDGINTQILSGVSENDEIITAQGSSEEIAKMVEKAKF; encoded by the coding sequence ATGAAAAAATTTATTTTTATTGTGGCTGTTTTAGTGGCTGGATTTTTTGCTTATGAGTTTTTAAACCCAAAGCCAGAGACTGAGTATATCACGCAAAAGGCAATCAGGGGCGATTTGGCGTATAATGTTGAGGCAAATGGCGAAATTTTTGCGACCGAGCTTGTTGATGTGGGAGCACAGGTTAGCGGTCAGATTAAAAAGCTTTACGTAAAGCTAGGCGATAGCGTAAAACAGGGCGATATGATAGCTGAAATAGATGATGAAACACAAAAAAATAACGTTGAAAATAGACGCGCTCAGCTTTTAATCTATGAAGCACAGCTTGAAAGTGCAAAAGTGGCTTATGAGGTTGCAAAATCGCAGTTTGAGCGTGAAAATTCGCTCTTTAAAGCAAACGCAACCTCAAAGCAAAACTACGAAAATTCAAAAAACACTATGGCTAGTGCCAAGGCAAAAATCGGCGAGTTAAACGCACAGATAAATCAGGCTAAAATCGCGCTTGATACGGCGTTAATTGATCTTGGCTACACCAAAATTTTAGCCCCAAGAAACGGCGTTGTGGTCTCTGTGCCAGTTGAAGAGGGGCAAACCATAAATGCAAATCAAACCACGCCAACTATCGTTTATATCGCTGATTTAAGCAGTGTTAAGCTTAAAATGCAAATTGCCGAGGGCGATATTACAAAAATCAAGGTCGGCACAAAGGTTGAGTATGAAATCTTATCAGATGATAAGAAATTCTATGCGGTCGTAAGCTCAATTGACCCGGGTCTTACCACGCTAAGTGACGGCAAATACACAAGCACCAGCACTTCAAGTACCAGCTCAACTTCGGCTGTTTATTACTACGCCCAAAGCATAGTTGATAATAAAGACGGAATTTTAAGAATCGGTATGACAACGCAAAATTCTCTCCTAATTGACGAGGCAAAAGACGCAATTATCGTGCCAAGTATCGCCGTAAAAAAAGACGGCAAAAGGCATTTTGTGCAAATTTTATCTGAAAACTCGCCAAAAAAGGTTGAGGTAGAAGTCGGCATAAGTGATGGCATAAATACGCAAATTTTAAGCGGTGTTAGCGAAAATGACGAGATAATCACGGCACAAGGCAGCAGCGAAGAGATCGCTAAAATGGTAGAAAAGGCGAAATTTTAG
- a CDS encoding MacB family efflux pump subunit, producing the protein MIVLKDIVKKFRVGDNDIQVLNGINLSIKKGEFIAIIGQSGSGKSTLMNILGCLDNASSGEYLLNGKDITHFKSDELAQLRREKFGFIFQRYNLLSSMNALQNVSLPSIYAGVAKKDRERLASEILSGLGLGDKISSYPNKLSGGQQQRVSIARALINGGEIILADEPTGALDSKSGQMVMKILKELHAKGHTIIIVTHDANIAAHANRVIEIKDGDIISDTQKKDEIFNLNEAKQPEKSLLNYYKDQLIESFKMSVSAIFSHKLRSMLTMLGIIIGIAAVISVVALGKGSQEQILSSISKIGTNTIDILPGKGFGDMRSNRVRTLSVSDAKFLEKQPFLDSVTPNTSSSGILTYKNLSFSASLRGGSSSTLDVNGLKVEQGRVFDDDEIKGSASVVLIDANTKKTLFKNENPIGKVVLFDKKPLKIIGVVAPTDNGFDDPSVLRLYAPYSSVINKITGDKIIRYITVRVKDSVNAQVAEKSLTELLTAKHGKKDFFTRNSDSIKKTIEETIGTMRLLISSIAVISLVVGGIGVMNIMLVSVTERTKEIGIKMAIGARASNILQQFLIEAVLLCIIGGAIGVALAYAIGYVFNNFGDFKMIFSNASIVVALVTSIAIGIIFGFVPARNASRLNPIDALSRE; encoded by the coding sequence GTGATAGTTTTAAAAGATATTGTTAAAAAATTTCGTGTCGGCGATAATGATATACAGGTTTTAAACGGCATAAATTTAAGCATAAAAAAGGGCGAGTTTATCGCGATCATCGGACAATCAGGCTCTGGCAAATCAACGCTTATGAATATCCTTGGCTGTCTTGATAATGCAAGTAGTGGCGAGTATCTTTTAAACGGCAAGGATATCACGCACTTTAAAAGCGATGAGTTAGCACAGCTTAGGCGTGAGAAATTTGGCTTTATCTTTCAAAGATACAACCTGCTTTCAAGTATGAACGCCCTGCAAAACGTATCACTGCCAAGCATTTATGCTGGTGTAGCTAAAAAAGATAGAGAGAGACTAGCCAGTGAAATTTTAAGCGGACTTGGGCTTGGAGATAAAATTTCAAGTTATCCAAACAAGCTTAGTGGCGGACAGCAACAGCGTGTAAGTATCGCACGCGCCCTAATAAACGGCGGCGAGATAATACTAGCTGACGAGCCAACTGGTGCGCTTGATAGCAAGAGCGGACAAATGGTGATGAAAATTTTAAAAGAGCTTCACGCAAAGGGGCACACCATAATCATCGTAACCCACGACGCAAATATCGCTGCTCACGCAAACAGAGTCATTGAGATAAAAGACGGCGATATCATCAGCGACACGCAAAAAAAAGATGAAATTTTTAATCTAAACGAAGCAAAACAGCCAGAAAAAAGCCTATTAAACTACTACAAAGACCAGCTCATTGAGAGCTTTAAAATGTCGGTATCTGCGATATTTTCGCATAAGCTTAGATCAATGCTAACGATGCTTGGCATAATAATTGGCATAGCAGCGGTCATTAGCGTGGTCGCACTTGGTAAAGGCTCACAAGAGCAAATTCTTTCAAGCATTAGCAAAATTGGCACAAACACCATTGATATTTTGCCCGGCAAAGGCTTTGGCGATATGAGGTCAAACCGCGTTAGAACCCTAAGTGTAAGCGACGCGAAATTCCTTGAAAAACAGCCATTTTTAGACTCCGTAACCCCAAATACTTCAAGCTCTGGCATACTTACTTATAAAAATTTATCATTTTCTGCCTCGCTTCGTGGCGGTAGTTCTAGCACACTTGATGTAAATGGCTTAAAAGTTGAGCAGGGCAGGGTTTTTGATGATGATGAGATTAAAGGCTCGGCAAGTGTCGTTTTAATAGACGCAAACACGAAAAAAACGCTATTTAAAAACGAAAATCCTATCGGCAAAGTGGTGCTTTTTGATAAAAAACCGCTAAAAATCATCGGCGTTGTAGCGCCAACTGATAATGGCTTTGATGACCCAAGTGTGCTTAGGCTTTATGCGCCATATTCAAGCGTGATAAATAAAATCACTGGCGATAAGATTATTCGCTACATAACCGTTAGGGTAAAAGATAGCGTAAATGCACAGGTTGCTGAGAAAAGCCTAACTGAGCTACTTACCGCAAAGCACGGCAAAAAGGACTTTTTTACTAGAAATTCTGATAGTATTAAAAAGACGATTGAAGAGACGATTGGCACGATGAGACTTTTAATCTCATCAATAGCCGTTATCTCGCTAGTTGTAGGCGGTATCGGTGTGATGAATATAATGCTAGTTTCAGTAACAGAACGCACAAAAGAGATTGGCATAAAAATGGCAATCGGCGCTAGGGCTAGTAATATTTTACAGCAGTTTTTAATTGAAGCTGTTTTGCTTTGTATCATTGGTGGTGCTATCGGCGTTGCTTTGGCGTATGCTATTGGCTATGTGTTTAATAACTTTGGCGATTTTAAGATGATTTTCTCAAACGCCTCAATCGTGGTGGCACTCGTTACTTCAATAGCCATAGGCATTATCTTTGGCTTTGTCCCAGCAAGAAACGCCTCACGCCTTAACCCAATAGACGCACTTTCAAGGGAGTAG